One genomic window of Pagrus major chromosome 22, Pma_NU_1.0 includes the following:
- the fam228a gene encoding protein FAM228A has protein sequence MRPTKKNPACGVITFHTPLPVGLLKSEEDVADVKDATESRESPSQPSARKRSTSKCVIAEKREEASPPGSQLTTRQDWLSHASLRQLQAKVEAENQQLKEIIQPLLATENGFLKELERFLSQRDVAELRRRELQHKRWTERVWIPLQRRVEDHVSSCSPVEAKRRQSLYSHYLHHCNAKGFVFLETYDLREYNPFLLNFKKPHYLKLSREDFKEPLYLQLHESQKEKRRACSCETGCKYKPPQSVSPLSEYAASQADILRQASSNYAASASPAKDEAGGRECSRLDTVPYHIKATAAPDGWCHQNSCFFSRCASRQQPASLHQSSSSSK, from the exons ATGAGACCCACGAAGAAGAACCCTGCCTGTGGTGTGATCACCTTCCACACACCTTTACCTGTCGGCCTGTTGAAATCAGAG GAGGACGTGGCAGACGTGAAGGACgccacagagagcagagagagccCGTCTCAGCCGAGTGCGAGGAAGAGGAGCACCTCTAAATGTGTAAtagcagagaaaagagaagaggcCTCACCACCTGGGTCACAGCTGACCACCAGACAGGACTGGCTCTCTCACGCCTCCCTCAGACAACTGCAG GCAAAGGTGGAGGCTGAAAATCAACAGCTGAAAGAAATAATCCAACCTTTACTGGCTACAGAAAATGGTTTTTTGAAG gagctggagaggttTCTGAGCCAGCGGGATGTGGCAGAGCTGAGGCGGAGGGAGCTGCAGCACAAGCGCTGGACTGAGCGTGTATGGATTCCCCTccagaggagggtggaggaccATGTGTCCAGCTGTAGCCCGGTGGAGGCGAAAAGACGCCAGAGCTTATACAGCCACTACCTCCATCACTGCAACGCCAAG GGGTTTGTGTTTCTAGAGACATATGATCTAAGAGAATACAACCCTTTCCTTCTCAACTTCAAAAAGCCACACTACCTCAAG CTCAGTAGAGAGGACTTCAAAGAGCCGTTGTACCTTCAGTTACATGAAAGCcagaaggaaaagagaagagCCTGTTCTTGTGAAACAG GATGTAAATACAAGCCACCTCAGAGTGTTAGTCCTCTGAGTGAGTATGCGGCGTCTCAGGCAGACATTCTCCGACAGGCCTCATCTAATTATGCAGCCTCAGCATCTCCCGCGAAGGACGAggctggagggagggagtgcAGCAG GCTCGACACCGTACCGTACCACATCAAGGCGACTGCCGCACCAGATGGATGGTGCCATCAGAACAGCTGCTTCTTCTCCAGATGTGCAAGTCGACAGCAGCCAGCGAGTTTACATCAATCCTCGTcttcatcaaaataa